One part of the Clostridia bacterium genome encodes these proteins:
- a CDS encoding Asp23/Gls24 family envelope stress response protein, with translation MDDTRYEDIIASIAGVAAFKVEGVASLSGVAGMRGKKQKREKKSVQVLILGEDSVRIDVYVNAFSGVSVPDLAYDIQESVCKEVESATKFKVKSVNVNVAGIVFNQ, from the coding sequence ATGGACGACACCAGATACGAAGACATTATTGCGTCGATTGCGGGCGTGGCGGCTTTCAAAGTGGAAGGCGTCGCTTCTTTGTCCGGCGTGGCGGGAATGCGCGGTAAAAAACAAAAACGCGAAAAGAAAAGCGTTCAGGTCCTTATCCTCGGAGAGGATTCCGTTCGAATCGACGTCTACGTTAACGCGTTTTCGGGCGTTTCCGTTCCCGACCTTGCATACGATATTCAGGAAAGCGTTTGCAAAGAGGTCGAAAGCGCGACGAAGTTTAAGGTAAAATCCGTCAACGTCAACGTGGCTGGTATCGTTTTCAATCAATAA
- the spoIIIAC gene encoding stage III sporulation protein AC: MDISVLFKIAGIGLLAAIMNTILKKSDKEEIATVTTLASLVIALVIVLDMIASLFDSVKSIFSLY; this comes from the coding sequence ATGGATATAAGCGTTTTGTTTAAGATCGCGGGGATCGGGTTGCTCGCGGCGATCATGAATACGATTTTGAAGAAAAGCGACAAAGAAGAGATCGCGACGGTGACGACGCTTGCGTCTTTGGTGATCGCGCTCGTGATCGTGCTTGATATGATCGCGTCTTTGTTTGACAGCGTCAAGTCCATTTTCAGCTTATATTGA
- the xseB gene encoding exodeoxyribonuclease VII small subunit, translated as MTFEEILAKLESISDSLENGNLPLEKGIELYNEGLELSKKAIAILKEGKGKITLLNDELGKLADEAFEVEEGND; from the coding sequence ATGACGTTTGAAGAAATTCTCGCGAAACTCGAATCGATTTCGGATTCTTTGGAAAACGGAAATCTTCCGCTTGAAAAGGGGATCGAACTCTATAACGAGGGTTTGGAATTATCCAAAAAGGCGATCGCGATCTTAAAGGAAGGAAAGGGTAAGATCACCCTTTTGAACGATGAACTCGGAAAGCTTGCGGACGAAGCGTTCGAGGTGGAGGAAGGCAATGATTAA
- a CDS encoding DNA topoisomerase 4 subunit A, which yields MSNERELETENKETSERMYEKTVEQVLHESMIPYSEYVILDRALPRVEDGLKPVQRRILYSMYELGITHDKPHKKCARIVGECLGKYHPHGDTSVYDALVRLAQSFNMSEPLVDGHGNFGSVDGDSAAAMRYTEARLAPIAQEMLRDIDKDTVTYSLNFDDTLKEPDMLPGRFPNLLVNGASGIAVGLATNIPTHNITEVIDGAVAMIDDPHIKLDELMKVIKGPDFPTGGILTAGEELKQAYETGKGKVQITAKMHIEREGDKKSIVITELPYQVNKAKLLQKINELRESKKEPFVQIADILDESDRQGLRATIKLKRDAEVDRIVKLLLKHTDLQTNFGINMVVIADGKPRLMGLREILKYYLDYQRTLIQRRTRFDLNAAKERDEILRGLLVAIQNIDEVIAIIKKARNVGDAKDALRERFSLSEKQANAIVEMKLRRLTNLETDEIITELEELRKKIDYLTKVLGSTRMQYQVIKEELLDIKKRYKRARRTEIVNGDGETVVSEIKPEEAASKPVVNGGIVLFENGNIKFCNQRTLGAGGKSLSGLTEADVVKEIVYLTSDKNFYAFTDKGNVARIAASDLPEKSWKDRGTPFVKLVPQADREEKVVSILVLDEGEKASPEDSIVFFTTDGMVKRTLSQEYVQLSKSYFQATVVKEGERVLNVCNFKEGDSMVFVSVDGMVLNAETTDVPVQGRRSAGVKGMMLADGDSISSASLTSDMGEVIVVTELGYGKRVLIGDLEISKRYRKGLKIIDTDLSRGKVIFSGVVTMPYMVAFFYDDGLCEFVVTDLIPIQNRTDIGSYLPEDTTVRIVSAGKHRTN from the coding sequence ATGTCTAACGAAAGAGAATTGGAAACGGAAAACAAGGAAACTTCCGAAAGAATGTACGAAAAAACCGTGGAGCAGGTGCTTCACGAGTCGATGATCCCGTACTCCGAGTACGTTATCTTGGATCGCGCGCTTCCGCGCGTCGAAGACGGATTAAAGCCCGTTCAGCGCAGAATTTTGTACAGTATGTACGAGCTTGGGATCACGCACGATAAACCGCATAAAAAGTGCGCGCGTATCGTCGGTGAATGCTTGGGTAAATACCATCCGCACGGCGATACTTCCGTGTACGACGCTTTGGTCCGTCTCGCGCAATCTTTCAATATGAGCGAACCGCTCGTGGACGGTCACGGTAACTTCGGTTCGGTGGACGGTGACAGCGCGGCGGCAATGCGTTATACCGAAGCGCGCCTTGCTCCGATCGCGCAGGAAATGCTTCGCGATATCGATAAAGATACCGTAACGTACAGCTTGAACTTCGACGACACCTTAAAAGAGCCGGATATGCTCCCGGGCAGATTCCCGAACCTCCTCGTAAACGGCGCTTCGGGTATTGCGGTCGGTCTCGCCACGAATATTCCGACGCATAATATCACCGAAGTGATCGACGGCGCGGTCGCGATGATCGACGATCCGCATATCAAGCTGGACGAACTGATGAAGGTCATCAAAGGACCGGATTTCCCGACCGGCGGTATTTTGACGGCGGGGGAAGAACTGAAACAAGCCTATGAAACGGGTAAGGGCAAAGTCCAGATCACCGCGAAAATGCATATCGAGCGCGAGGGCGATAAAAAGAGCATCGTCATAACCGAGCTTCCGTATCAGGTCAACAAAGCGAAACTTCTCCAAAAGATCAACGAACTTCGTGAAAGCAAGAAGGAGCCTTTCGTCCAGATCGCGGATATTTTGGATGAATCCGACCGTCAAGGTCTCCGCGCGACGATCAAATTGAAGCGCGACGCCGAAGTCGACAGGATCGTAAAACTCCTTTTGAAACACACCGATCTTCAAACGAATTTCGGCATCAATATGGTCGTTATCGCTGACGGGAAGCCCCGTCTGATGGGTCTTCGCGAGATCTTAAAGTATTATCTCGATTATCAACGCACGTTGATCCAAAGGCGCACTCGTTTCGATCTGAACGCGGCGAAAGAGCGTGACGAGATCTTGCGCGGTCTCCTTGTCGCGATACAAAATATCGACGAAGTCATCGCGATCATCAAAAAGGCGAGAAACGTAGGCGACGCGAAAGACGCTCTTCGCGAGAGATTTTCTCTTTCCGAAAAGCAAGCGAACGCGATCGTCGAAATGAAGCTTCGCCGCTTGACCAACCTCGAAACGGATGAGATCATAACCGAGCTCGAAGAACTCAGAAAAAAGATCGATTATCTTACCAAAGTCCTCGGTTCGACCCGTATGCAATATCAAGTCATCAAAGAAGAACTCCTCGATATCAAAAAGAGATATAAGAGGGCGCGTCGCACCGAGATCGTAAACGGTGACGGCGAAACGGTCGTCAGTGAAATCAAGCCCGAGGAAGCGGCGTCCAAGCCTGTCGTAAACGGCGGGATCGTTCTCTTTGAGAACGGCAATATCAAATTCTGCAATCAACGCACGCTCGGCGCGGGCGGAAAGAGCCTTTCCGGTCTGACCGAAGCCGACGTCGTCAAAGAGATCGTCTATCTGACTTCGGATAAGAATTTCTATGCGTTTACCGATAAAGGTAACGTCGCGAGGATCGCTGCCTCCGACCTTCCCGAGAAGTCTTGGAAAGACCGCGGAACGCCTTTCGTAAAACTTGTTCCGCAAGCGGATCGTGAGGAAAAAGTCGTCTCGATCCTCGTCCTTGACGAGGGCGAAAAGGCTTCGCCGGAAGATTCGATCGTCTTCTTTACGACGGACGGTATGGTTAAGCGCACTCTGTCGCAGGAGTATGTCCAGCTTTCCAAGAGCTACTTCCAAGCGACCGTCGTAAAAGAGGGCGAACGCGTTTTGAACGTTTGCAATTTCAAGGAAGGGGATTCCATGGTTTTCGTTTCCGTCGACGGAATGGTTTTGAACGCCGAGACGACGGACGTTCCCGTTCAGGGAAGGCGTTCCGCCGGCGTCAAAGGAATGATGCTTGCGGACGGCGATTCCATTTCTTCCGCTTCGCTGACGAGCGATATGGGCGAAGTCATCGTCGTTACCGAACTCGGATACGGAAAAAGAGTCTTGATCGGCGATCTTGAAATCTCCAAGCGTTACAGAAAAGGACTGAAGATCATCGACACCGATCTTTCGAGAGGGAAGGTTATCTTCTCGGGCGTCGTCACGATGCCGTATATGGTCGCGTTCTTCTATGACGACGGATTATGCGAATTCGTCGTAACCGATTTGATCCCGATTCAAAACAGAACGGATATCGGTTCTTATCTGCCCGAAGACACCACGGTTCGGATCGTCTCTGCGGGTAAACACAGGACGAATTGA
- a CDS encoding stage III sporulation protein AF, whose amino-acid sequence MKGWILSVVGMVLTVTLAEIMLPEGQTSKYVKGVVSLMVVYVMILPIPKLLSLKFDANSFFNFSASSYEIDSGFIQIIKEDKQSALSDSLTSVFRDSGIASASATVLIQGENEIDRVILSAKEEDVESAFAITLSYLNVKEDRVVIHEIDT is encoded by the coding sequence ATGAAAGGATGGATTTTGAGCGTCGTAGGAATGGTTTTGACCGTTACGCTTGCGGAGATCATGCTTCCCGAGGGGCAAACCTCGAAGTACGTCAAAGGGGTCGTCTCGCTTATGGTCGTTTACGTTATGATCTTACCGATCCCGAAACTTTTATCGTTAAAATTCGACGCAAATTCTTTTTTTAATTTTTCCGCGTCGAGTTATGAAATCGATTCGGGTTTCATACAAATTATCAAAGAGGACAAACAGTCCGCGCTATCCGATTCGCTGACTTCCGTCTTTCGGGATTCCGGGATCGCGAGCGCTTCGGCAACCGTCCTGATCCAAGGCGAAAACGAGATCGATCGGGTCATTCTTTCGGCGAAAGAAGAGGACGTCGAATCCGCGTTTGCGATAACGCTTTCGTATTTGAACGTAAAGGAGGATAGGGTTGTGATCCATGAAATCGATACGTGA
- a CDS encoding SpoIIIAH-like family protein translates to MSNKKKIIIICSMVVLLIAAAYLNVLISHRSTKTVSGRIDDRESTTVSFFTSYRTARDSSRQESFMYYDSIINSETASAAAITSAESKREELAGFAESELVLEGLIKAKGFEDAVVTISTANVNVIVKKAGEVDATDAAQILSIITEETGVTASKVIITPYTV, encoded by the coding sequence ATGTCGAACAAAAAGAAAATCATCATTATCTGCTCAATGGTCGTTCTGCTCATCGCGGCGGCGTACTTAAACGTCCTGATCTCGCATCGCTCGACCAAGACGGTTTCCGGAAGAATCGACGACAGAGAGTCGACGACCGTTTCGTTCTTTACGAGTTATCGGACGGCGCGCGATTCTTCGAGGCAAGAAAGTTTTATGTATTACGATTCGATCATAAACTCCGAAACCGCTTCCGCGGCGGCGATCACTTCCGCCGAGAGTAAGAGAGAAGAACTCGCCGGCTTTGCGGAAAGCGAACTCGTTCTCGAAGGATTGATCAAAGCGAAAGGATTCGAGGATGCGGTCGTTACGATCTCCACGGCGAACGTCAACGTCATCGTTAAGAAAGCGGGAGAAGTCGACGCAACCGACGCCGCGCAGATTCTCTCGATCATTACGGAAGAAACGGGAGTGACCGCAAGCAAAGTCATTATCACGCCGTATACGGTTTGA
- the nusB gene encoding transcription antitermination factor NusB, translating into MSRKNAREILYKLVFEYSFSRVPNEVTEAMFLSDATLSEDDKTYVKNTYLGITEKFDELSNLILKYTTGYASADRLVKADLIAMIVSAYELSYEPEIPAGVSISEAVDLVKQYSTSKSSGFVNGVLASINKEVRENG; encoded by the coding sequence ATGAGCAGAAAGAACGCAAGAGAAATTTTATACAAATTGGTTTTCGAATATTCCTTTTCCCGCGTCCCGAACGAGGTGACCGAAGCAATGTTTTTATCCGACGCGACTTTGTCCGAAGACGATAAAACCTACGTCAAAAATACCTACCTCGGGATCACGGAAAAGTTCGACGAACTCTCGAACCTGATCTTGAAATACACCACCGGGTACGCCTCGGCGGATCGTCTCGTCAAAGCGGATCTGATCGCGATGATCGTCTCCGCCTACGAGCTTTCTTACGAGCCCGAAATCCCCGCCGGCGTTTCGATCAGCGAGGCGGTGGATCTCGTCAAACAATACAGCACGAGCAAAAGCAGCGGTTTTGTAAACGGCGTGCTTGCGAGCATCAATAAGGAGGTAAGGGAAAATGGCTAA
- a CDS encoding CNNM domain-containing protein — protein sequence MKEDGSIPSPNSEEPSPKERKKKGNKHNVWPLKVTVITLVLSAFFSFFTEIVSTKSNLVVALLICVLLIVISIVFDGIGVSVTNCDPKPLTAMAARRVPASKRALRLVQNSEKVSSICCDVIGDICGVISGACSAAIVLKIVLFTGNKYQLLFSIVASAVIAAITVGGKAFEKTIAIKNSKEMVMLTARIMGIFSKEDRKDRKDAAKKNKSSQ from the coding sequence TTGAAAGAAGACGGATCGATTCCAAGCCCGAATTCGGAAGAACCATCACCGAAAGAGCGAAAGAAAAAGGGTAATAAGCATAACGTTTGGCCATTGAAAGTAACGGTCATAACGCTTGTGTTGTCCGCTTTTTTCAGTTTTTTTACCGAGATCGTTTCAACGAAAAGTAATTTGGTCGTCGCTTTGTTGATCTGCGTCTTATTGATCGTGATCAGCATCGTTTTCGACGGGATCGGCGTCTCCGTTACGAATTGTGACCCGAAGCCTTTGACCGCGATGGCAGCAAGGCGCGTCCCCGCGAGCAAAAGGGCGCTGCGCCTCGTCCAAAACTCCGAAAAGGTCAGCAGCATTTGTTGCGACGTGATCGGAGATATCTGCGGCGTTATTTCGGGCGCGTGTTCCGCGGCGATCGTCTTGAAAATCGTTTTATTTACGGGAAACAAATATCAACTTTTGTTTTCGATCGTAGCAAGCGCGGTGATCGCGGCGATCACGGTCGGCGGGAAGGCGTTCGAAAAGACGATCGCGATCAAAAATTCGAAAGAAATGGTTATGCTGACCGCTCGTATTATGGGCATTTTCAGCAAAGAAGATAGGAAGGATCGGAAAGATGCTGCTAAAAAGAATAAATCTTCCCAATGA
- a CDS encoding stage III sporulation protein AE — translation MKPFLRFLLILIFSAMLFSLPLSSASAKGIKPKTNPDEELAKAIEKYIENLDLADLDEFVRDIDDHGVLKGSLADLVKRMTKGELSFDFKTILSYLWGNIASLLSETFAALLTVLILAVLSSLLSGLTSGFMNKQTIEIVHYVFYTLAVTVIMVKVGGIVKESADLVNRLTRLTETAFPPLVTLMSALGGSVSSTLYKPQLAFFCALISKIIGSLILPLFTASVAFCLIGHLSATVKTDKIQSAIRYGSTFVLTSVFGLFLTYLTVAGITGGMVDGISVKAAKFVVSSYVPILGGYLSQGFDLISAGCVLIKNAIGVIGIVCVLAILLKPILHIVVFTFALKVVASVVQPIGDKRISDFLYSVSNSTKVLITAIVGTGFVFIVSLLLVVVTCNAGVL, via the coding sequence ATGAAACCGTTTCTTCGATTCCTTCTTATCCTGATTTTTTCCGCGATGCTTTTCTCTTTGCCTCTGTCGAGCGCATCGGCGAAAGGAATTAAACCGAAAACGAATCCGGATGAAGAATTAGCGAAAGCGATCGAAAAGTATATTGAAAATCTCGACCTCGCGGATCTTGACGAATTCGTTCGGGATATAGACGATCACGGGGTTTTGAAAGGCTCTCTCGCCGATCTTGTCAAGCGTATGACGAAGGGAGAGCTTTCCTTTGACTTTAAGACGATTTTGTCCTATTTATGGGGAAATATCGCGTCTTTGCTTTCCGAAACGTTCGCCGCGTTATTGACTGTCTTGATTCTTGCGGTTTTGAGTAGTCTTTTATCCGGACTGACCTCGGGATTTATGAATAAGCAGACGATCGAGATCGTCCATTACGTCTTTTATACCCTTGCGGTTACCGTGATCATGGTCAAAGTCGGAGGGATCGTAAAAGAAAGCGCGGACCTTGTAAATCGACTGACTCGGCTGACCGAGACGGCGTTTCCGCCGCTCGTAACTTTGATGAGCGCGCTCGGCGGGAGCGTTTCTTCGACGCTTTATAAGCCGCAACTCGCTTTTTTCTGCGCTTTGATCTCCAAAATCATAGGTAGCTTAATTCTGCCTTTGTTTACCGCTTCCGTGGCTTTTTGCCTGATCGGGCATCTTTCCGCGACGGTAAAGACGGATAAAATCCAATCCGCGATCCGTTACGGATCGACCTTCGTTTTAACTTCGGTTTTCGGTTTGTTTCTGACCTATTTGACCGTCGCGGGTATCACCGGGGGAATGGTGGACGGAATCAGCGTCAAAGCGGCGAAATTCGTCGTTTCGAGCTACGTCCCGATCCTCGGCGGCTACTTATCGCAGGGATTCGATCTCATCAGCGCGGGGTGCGTCCTCATCAAAAACGCGATCGGCGTGATCGGGATCGTCTGCGTTTTGGCGATCCTATTGAAACCGATTTTGCATATCGTCGTTTTTACGTTCGCGTTAAAAGTCGTCGCGTCCGTCGTCCAGCCGATCGGTGATAAAAGGATTTCGGACTTTTTATATTCGGTTTCGAACAGCACGAAAGTTTTGATTACGGCGATCGTCGGAACGGGCTTCGTCTTTATCGTGTCGTTGCTTTTGGTCGTCGTCACCTGTAACGCGGGGGTATTGTGA
- the folD gene encoding bifunctional methylenetetrahydrofolate dehydrogenase/methenyltetrahydrofolate cyclohydrolase FolD, protein MAKIIDGKAIANALQERLKEQCAYFAMQFGRKPKLAVIMVGEDPASAIYVRNKIRACEAVGINSESYRLPESTEQAQLESIIEKLNADPTADGILVQLPLPSRLNAKRIIPLIDPRKDVDGFSDSNLGALVSDDKSGLYSCTPLGIIQLIKSTGIDLTGKRAVVVGRSNEVGKPVALMLLQQNATVTICHSKTVNLGEITRTADVLVVAVGKKKLVTGDMVKEGAVVIDVGINRDEDGKLCGDVDFASVEPKAGFITPVPGGVGPMTIAMLMTNTIKAAKRNVQ, encoded by the coding sequence ATGGCTAAAATCATCGACGGAAAAGCGATCGCGAACGCTTTGCAGGAAAGACTGAAAGAGCAGTGCGCTTATTTTGCGATGCAATTCGGCAGAAAGCCCAAACTTGCCGTTATTATGGTCGGCGAGGATCCCGCGAGCGCGATCTACGTTCGCAATAAGATCCGCGCTTGCGAAGCGGTCGGTATCAATTCGGAATCCTATCGTTTACCCGAATCGACCGAACAGGCGCAACTCGAAAGCATTATCGAGAAATTGAACGCCGATCCGACGGCGGACGGAATCCTCGTTCAGTTGCCGCTTCCTTCGCGCCTCAATGCGAAAAGGATCATTCCTTTGATCGATCCTCGGAAAGACGTGGACGGATTCAGCGATTCCAATCTCGGTGCGCTCGTTTCGGATGATAAAAGCGGGCTTTATTCCTGCACGCCCCTTGGGATCATTCAACTGATCAAAAGCACGGGGATCGATCTGACGGGAAAGCGCGCGGTCGTCGTCGGTCGCTCGAACGAAGTCGGGAAGCCGGTCGCTTTAATGCTTTTGCAACAAAACGCGACGGTTACGATCTGCCACAGCAAAACCGTAAATCTCGGTGAAATCACGCGCACGGCGGACGTCCTCGTCGTCGCGGTCGGCAAAAAGAAACTCGTTACTGGCGATATGGTAAAAGAGGGCGCGGTCGTGATCGACGTCGGTATCAATCGCGACGAAGACGGAAAGCTTTGCGGCGACGTCGATTTTGCGTCCGTCGAGCCGAAAGCGGGATTCATTACGCCCGTTCCCGGTGGCGTCGGTCCCATGACGATCGCGATGCTGATGACGAACACGATCAAAGCGGCGAAACGAAATGTTCAATAA
- the xseA gene encoding exodeoxyribonuclease VII large subunit, with the protein MFNKALSVEELNKYIHQIFLAEEMLIGVSVFGEVSGVRVSGPHAYFTVKGESAAISCTLFSYARTYLPKDGESVLLKGSPDYYVKTGKLSFNVTQIQPIGVGKLHVELEKLKAALAKEGVFDESHKKPIPRFSKDVCVITSKTGAVIRDIYRTIRNVNRSINIHVYNVRVQGEGAENEIARAIERTDKKFDVIIVARGGGSFEDLAPFNTEIVARAIYRAETPIVSAVGHETDFSLSDFAADARAATPTAAAHLVAYDESEILSSIFNSLSEMGLSLQQKEALCEKDLTRVVRAIERNASLLSERGSAKLRSLLSALSGSHKLFVRKKESDLEKILVRLSGLNPLAELAKGYAAASVNGRRVSSARDVQVGDEMELILKDGALKAQIKEIRYDV; encoded by the coding sequence ATGTTCAATAAAGCGCTCAGCGTCGAAGAGTTAAACAAATATATCCATCAAATCTTTTTAGCCGAGGAAATGTTGATCGGCGTTTCGGTTTTCGGCGAAGTTTCGGGCGTTCGGGTGAGCGGTCCTCACGCGTATTTTACCGTGAAAGGGGAAAGCGCCGCGATTTCTTGCACGCTCTTTTCTTACGCGCGGACGTATCTTCCGAAGGACGGCGAAAGCGTCTTGTTGAAGGGCAGTCCGGATTATTACGTTAAGACGGGTAAACTCTCTTTCAACGTTACGCAGATCCAACCGATCGGAGTCGGAAAACTGCACGTCGAGCTTGAAAAACTCAAAGCCGCGCTCGCGAAAGAGGGCGTTTTCGACGAATCGCATAAAAAACCTATTCCCCGATTTTCGAAAGACGTTTGCGTGATCACGAGCAAAACGGGCGCGGTAATCCGCGATATTTATCGGACGATCCGTAACGTCAATCGCTCGATCAATATTCACGTTTACAACGTGCGCGTCCAAGGAGAAGGCGCGGAAAACGAGATCGCTCGCGCGATCGAAAGGACGGATAAAAAGTTCGACGTCATTATCGTGGCGCGCGGCGGCGGTTCCTTCGAAGATCTCGCGCCTTTTAATACTGAGATTGTCGCAAGGGCGATTTATCGAGCCGAAACCCCGATCGTTTCCGCAGTCGGGCACGAAACGGACTTTTCTTTGTCCGACTTTGCGGCGGACGCTCGCGCCGCCACTCCGACAGCCGCGGCGCATCTCGTCGCATACGACGAATCGGAGATCCTTTCTTCGATTTTCAACTCGCTTTCCGAAATGGGACTTTCGCTTCAACAAAAAGAAGCGTTATGCGAAAAAGATCTGACGCGCGTCGTTCGGGCGATCGAGCGCAACGCTTCGCTCCTTTCGGAACGCGGTTCGGCGAAACTCCGTTCGCTGTTATCCGCACTCTCCGGATCGCATAAATTGTTTGTTCGGAAGAAAGAAAGCGATCTCGAAAAGATCCTCGTTCGTTTGAGCGGATTAAATCCGCTTGCCGAACTTGCGAAGGGGTATGCGGCGGCATCCGTTAACGGAAGGCGCGTTTCTTCCGCTCGGGACGTCCAAGTCGGCGACGAAATGGAACTTATTTTGAAAGACGGCGCTTTAAAAGCGCAAATAAAGGAGATACGATATGACGTTTGA
- a CDS encoding polyprenyl synthetase family protein gives MIKDVLSAFAEKFNKDLEKVMGELKGGALVSAMRYSVTGGGKRLRPFMVLLTAEMGGLTYDDVFPLMVGVELIHTYSLVHDDLPCMDDDDYRRGRKATHAEFGEAMGVLAGDALLNYAYEYMLANAVKAKNIGGFITAISCIMVRAGYLGMLGGQSYDIDEEIKKQFKREDFINMYAGKTGALFQAALGAGAFAAGLSEDDLTALLKCGTYLGVAFQLKDDLDDLTQDQKGVDEKEKKPCLTMLATFENASAKEFVELNRDVAKDTVRNVKGSENLIALIDYLLTFSEENSEKSDKDEEKSEN, from the coding sequence ATGATTAAAGACGTTCTTTCCGCATTTGCGGAAAAGTTTAATAAAGATCTCGAAAAGGTCATGGGCGAGTTGAAAGGCGGCGCGCTCGTCTCCGCCATGAGGTATTCCGTCACGGGCGGCGGGAAGCGTTTGCGCCCGTTTATGGTGCTTTTGACGGCGGAAATGGGCGGCTTGACCTACGACGACGTTTTCCCGCTTATGGTCGGCGTCGAACTCATCCATACCTATTCTTTGGTTCACGACGATTTGCCTTGTATGGATGACGACGATTATCGCCGCGGAAGAAAAGCGACGCACGCCGAATTCGGCGAAGCAATGGGCGTTCTCGCGGGCGACGCGCTTTTGAATTACGCCTACGAGTATATGCTCGCAAACGCCGTTAAAGCGAAAAATATCGGAGGTTTTATCACGGCGATCAGCTGCATTATGGTTCGCGCGGGGTATTTGGGAATGCTCGGCGGTCAAAGCTACGATATCGACGAAGAGATCAAAAAGCAGTTCAAGCGCGAAGATTTTATCAATATGTACGCGGGAAAGACGGGCGCATTGTTTCAAGCTGCGCTCGGCGCCGGCGCGTTTGCAGCCGGGCTTTCGGAAGACGATCTTACCGCGCTTTTGAAATGCGGAACCTATCTCGGCGTCGCATTTCAGCTGAAAGACGACCTCGACGATTTGACGCAGGATCAAAAGGGCGTGGACGAGAAGGAAAAGAAGCCTTGTTTGACGATGCTTGCAACCTTTGAAAATGCGTCCGCAAAAGAATTCGTCGAGCTCAATCGCGACGTCGCAAAGGATACCGTTCGAAACGTAAAAGGAAGCGAGAACCTGATCGCTTTGATCGATTATCTTTTGACGTTCTCGGAGGAAAATTCCGAAAAATCCGATAAAGACGAAGAAAAATCCGAGAATTGA